A single window of Fervidicoccus fontis Kam940 DNA harbors:
- a CDS encoding adenylosuccinate synthetase: MLTVIVGGFFGDEGKGKIAAYLAIADNCRYAVRTGSINAGHTVYFEGKAYKLRSIPSGFVNKSTELLIAPGALIRLDVLWNELKELNVKERTKIDYNAGIIEEKHIELEKRDSVLTSIGSTFQGVGAAMSDRVLRKLKLAKDTEELRGMLIDVSEKVNYAVDSGENVIIEGTQGTFLSLYHGTYPYVTSRDTTASGIISEVGIGPKKVGDVILVFKSFVTRVGEGPLENEMSKEEAEKLGLVEKGTVTGRMRRVAPFNVNLAKRAIMLNSATQIAITKIDWLFKEAYGVKEWSKLPPEARKWIEGLEAELKVPITLVGTGEDTMQVVDRRKEVGL, encoded by the coding sequence ATGCTGACCGTTATCGTAGGGGGATTTTTCGGTGATGAAGGTAAGGGAAAAATAGCTGCTTATCTAGCTATAGCTGATAATTGCAGGTATGCTGTAAGAACAGGATCTATCAATGCTGGGCATACAGTTTACTTTGAGGGAAAAGCATACAAGCTCAGGAGCATACCATCTGGCTTTGTGAATAAAAGCACAGAGCTTCTCATAGCTCCTGGAGCGCTGATAAGACTAGATGTGCTTTGGAATGAGCTGAAAGAGCTTAATGTAAAAGAAAGAACCAAAATAGACTATAACGCAGGAATAATTGAAGAGAAGCATATAGAATTGGAGAAAAGGGACTCCGTGCTTACATCTATTGGTTCAACTTTCCAAGGCGTAGGTGCGGCAATGTCTGATAGGGTTCTCAGAAAGCTTAAACTGGCTAAGGATACAGAAGAACTAAGAGGTATGCTAATCGATGTCTCTGAAAAAGTTAACTATGCTGTTGATAGCGGGGAAAATGTAATAATTGAGGGCACACAAGGGACTTTCCTATCGCTTTATCATGGAACATATCCTTATGTCACGAGCAGGGATACTACCGCATCAGGAATAATCTCTGAAGTTGGTATAGGTCCGAAAAAAGTAGGCGATGTGATTTTAGTTTTTAAATCTTTTGTAACAAGAGTTGGTGAAGGCCCTCTAGAAAATGAGATGAGCAAAGAGGAAGCCGAGAAGTTGGGTCTTGTTGAAAAGGGGACGGTGACGGGAAGGATGAGGAGAGTGGCCCCATTTAACGTAAACCTCGCTAAAAGGGCGATAATGCTTAACTCCGCTACACAAATAGCCATAACAAAAATTGACTGGCTGTTCAAAGAGGCATATGGTGTAAAGGAGTGGAGCAAACTTCCACCTGAAGCGAGGAAATGGATAGAGGGCTTAGAAGCTGAGCTGAAAGTGCCAATTACATTAGTTGGTACAGGAGAAGACACTATGCAGGTAGTTGACAGAAGAAAGGAGGTCGGCTTGTAA